The genomic stretch GTGGCGGCCCCGTCGATCCAGTGCTGGACCGTGGACGTGGCCTGGGAGGTGGCGCTGGGCGCAGACGACATGCGCAGGAGGGTGCCGCGCCCTCGGCCCCGTGCGCAGTTGACGATCTGTCGTCTACAAGCGCAAAGGGACGACACTCCGTCGTCATCGCCATCCGCGGGGCCCTACCGTGCCCTGGTGCTCGTGACCATCGCCGACGTCCTCGCGCTGCCGGTCCTCGCGGCCGGCAGGCCGCGCATCAGGGCGGGGAGCCGACAGCTGGACAGCCCCGTGCGGTGGGTGCACACCATCGACATCCCTGACGTCGCTGGACTCCTGCAGGGCGGTGAGCTGCTCCTCTCGACGGGGCAGCACCTCAAGGACCCGCGCCTCGACCTCGAGCGCCACGTGCGGGCGCTGCACGACGCAGGCGCCGCCGGTCTGGTGGTGGAGCTCGGCCCGGCGCTGCCCCACCTCCCACAGGGCCTGGTCGACGCGGCGCGCGGCCTGCGCCTGCCGCTCGTGGAGCTCGCCCAGCCGGTGCGGTTCGTGGCCGTGACGGAGGCCGTGCACGCACGGCTGCTGCACGAGCAGTACGCGGAGCTGCACTTCAGCGAGGGCGTGCACCGCACCTTCGCCGCCCTGAGCGCCCGTACCGCTCCAGCGGACGACGTGCTGCACGCAGCGAGCGCGGCGCTGGACCGGTTCGTGGTGCTGGAGGACCGGGGCCACCGCGTGGTCGCGGCGGCAGGGGCCAGAGGGTCGGTCGACGCGCTGGCGGACTGGGCGGACAGGTCGCGCCGCGCACCGTTCGGCACCGGTACCGGACCGTCGGGACCGGAGCGGTGGATGACCGCCCCGGTGGGTCCGGCAGGTGCGCGGTGGGGGCGCCTCGTGGTGCCCCAGGGCGCGAGCGACGACACCCGCACGCGCCTGGTGCTCGAAAGGGCATCGGAGACGCTGACCCTGTCGCGGCTGGCGGGCCACCAGGGCCCCGGGACGCTCGTCGAGGAGGCGAGCGCCGTCCTGCTGCGCGACCTGCTCGGCGCCGATGCGCACCAGGAGGAGGCCCTGGCCCTGCGAGCACGCTCCCTCGGGCTTCCAGCGGGGGCGCTGGTGCTGCCGCTGGTGGTCCGCGGCGCGCAGCCGGCCCAGGTGGTCAGCGCGGCCGCGGCGTGCGCGGTGGCGTGCCTCGCGGGTGGGATCGCCCCCGACACCACAGCGGTGGTGCTCACCGCGAGGACCGCTGAGGACGCCGACCGCGACGCCCGCGCCCTGGCGGAGGCCATCGCTCGAGGGT from Quadrisphaera setariae encodes the following:
- a CDS encoding PucR family transcriptional regulator, whose amino-acid sequence is MLVTIADVLALPVLAAGRPRIRAGSRQLDSPVRWVHTIDIPDVAGLLQGGELLLSTGQHLKDPRLDLERHVRALHDAGAAGLVVELGPALPHLPQGLVDAARGLRLPLVELAQPVRFVAVTEAVHARLLHEQYAELHFSEGVHRTFAALSARTAPADDVLHAASAALDRFVVLEDRGHRVVAAAGARGSVDALADWADRSRRAPFGTGTGPSGPERWMTAPVGPAGARWGRLVVPQGASDDTRTRLVLERASETLTLSRLAGHQGPGTLVEEASAVLLRDLLGADAHQEEALALRARSLGLPAGALVLPLVVRGAQPAQVVSAAAACAVACLAGGIAPDTTAVVLTARTAEDADRDARALAEAIARGSSTAVLAAAAPVPTFAAAGEGLIEAVHVADAAAAQPGRREPGRVHRAGDLGVVSLLRQLRGDPRLDAYVEGQLGPLLRHPGRAGADLALLRALVASRGSKTRLARATGTSRQHLYSAIARLGERLGRDLDDPDVLCSLHVALLAHELSAGAAPAEATPPG